Sequence from the Pirellulales bacterium genome:
ACCGGGCGTTTGCGGGGTTTCATTTTCGGACCGCAATTCCTCACCTGCATCGAGGTTTCCATGAAACGACCATACTTCGATCGACGATTCGCTCTCGTTGTTGCGATCATTCTTTTTCCCTTTGTGTCTTCGTGGGCCGACGAACCGCCGGCGCTCGCCCCGGCCCCAAAAGGCTTTGATTCGCGGCGCGAAAACATCGAACACGGAAAAATCGAATCGGTCGAGTACGATTCGAAGGCGGTCGGCGCGAAGAGGAAGATGGTGATTTACACGCCGCCGGGATACTCGAACGACGCGAAGTATCCGGTCCTCTATCTGCTGCACGGCTCGGGGGATGACGAGACGGGCTGGCAGATCAAGGGCTCGGCCGATGCGATCCTCGACAACCTCTATGCCGAGAAAAAGCTGCTGCCGATGATGGTCGTGATGCCCAATGGCTTCGCCCAAAAGCCGGGAACCTCGGCGGCAGCGCCGGAGCGGGGAAGCCGAACGGCCGCCTTTGAAGACGACCTGCTAAAGGACATTATTCCATTCGTCGAATCGCATTACTCAGTGCGGGCCGATCGCGAGCATCGGGCGCTGGCGGGGCTATCGATGGGGGCCGGCCAATCATTGCGGATCGGGCTCAAGCACCTCGACGAGTTCGCTTGGATCGGGGCTTTTTCCGGCGGTGCCGGCCGCGGTGGAATGCTCGATACCTTGATTCCCGATCCCGATGCAGTCGGCAAGCAGCTTCGCCTGTTTTGGCTCTCGGTCGGCGATCAGGACAGCGGCGCGGGCGCTGGGGTCAAGGCCTTGCACGCCTATCTCGACGAGAAGAAGGTGCCGCACATCTACCACGTCGATTCCGGCAAGCACGAATGGCCAGTTTGGAAGAACGACCTGTATCTGGTCGCGCCGATGCTCTTTCGCGAGAACTGACATTCAGAGTGCCTAAGAAATCCGACTGAACGAAGGGGACAGTCCCCGTCTTGCTGCACGGACTGCGCAAAAGGGGGACAGTCCCCGCCGGATTTGTCACGCGCGATCAGAAGAACCGATTGAACTGAACGAAGATCTCCTGATCGAATTGCCGGTCGGCGGAGTTGGGGCGATTGAGCGGCAGCACGCCGGCGATGTTGAGCGTGCTGCGCGGGCCGATGAACAGTTCCAGGCCAACCGTCAGGTTCTGGATATCGAGCCGATTGGCCGTGTTGCCGAAGAAGTATTCCCCGCTGCGAGTCCCGGCCGCGACGATGCTGGCGTCTTGAATCGTGGTCGTGTAGTGATACTCGATCGTCGGCGCGACGCCCGTCAAGTAGCGAGCCTGTGGATTGCGATACCACCAGAAGCCGGCCTGGATATCGACCTGGAACAGGTCCTGATCGTAAAGCACTCCCACGTCGCCGACGTTGAGTTGATTGACGTGATTGCCGTTGGCGTCGAGATCGAACTGCGCGAAGGCTTGCACGAACCAGCGATCGTCGGGCGTCCAGAGGGCGCCGAAATATGGCTGAACGTGGAACGCGTCGTTCTCGATCGTGAAGAGCGGTTGCGTCGGGGCGAGCGGTTGTGCTGCGGCGACCGGAAACACTTTCGTGTCGGCGGCGGTCGGCATATTGAAGCCCACGCCGGTGGCGAAGGCCCAGGTGGAATCTCGCCAGATCAAGAACTTCAGCGTCGCTTCGAGATTCCCGAACTCGACGTCCTCGTCCTTGCCCCCCGCCAGATAGACATCCGAGTTCTGCGTGTTGGCGAATGGGATCCGCAGCTCGATCGACGCATTGCGATCAAAAAATGTCTTTTCGAAGCCCGGTGTATAGCGATTGATGTCGAGCACATGCGGCGAGGGCGCGGGGACGAGGATGGCGTTGTCGAAATAGTTGTAGAGAAAAAAGACACGGTCCTCGGGAAACACGCTGTTGTCGTCGGAAATCTTCGC
This genomic interval carries:
- a CDS encoding alpha/beta hydrolase-fold protein, coding for MKRPYFDRRFALVVAIILFPFVSSWADEPPALAPAPKGFDSRRENIEHGKIESVEYDSKAVGAKRKMVIYTPPGYSNDAKYPVLYLLHGSGDDETGWQIKGSADAILDNLYAEKKLLPMMVVMPNGFAQKPGTSAAAPERGSRTAAFEDDLLKDIIPFVESHYSVRADREHRALAGLSMGAGQSLRIGLKHLDEFAWIGAFSGGAGRGGMLDTLIPDPDAVGKQLRLFWLSVGDQDSGAGAGVKALHAYLDEKKVPHIYHVDSGKHEWPVWKNDLYLVAPMLFREN